Proteins encoded in a region of the Pocillopora verrucosa isolate sample1 chromosome 11, ASM3666991v2, whole genome shotgun sequence genome:
- the LOC131795848 gene encoding uncharacterized protein: MVAMGQFCCPLIGSPRSEVINIKRNWILKYILLQNTRHLHPFYCLCHHGTRSLCLATLRFVWNNQFFKQKGKDCASVLSHCQGARKTTGSVWKLSTLSFVRVGVGPNRTGQAGLWETYLKIQRSSSLFRDEIRARVSEIKHVVHLEKVAPLKHQNKLYTRKAPRLTAQMKEAKLLLTLMLFSPQQVESFPHIERENQVPHQTT; encoded by the exons ATGGTTGCAATGGGACAATTTTGCTGTCCTCTAATTGGTTCACCTCGAAGTGAGGTCataaacattaaaagaaattggATTCTGAAATATATCCTTCTGCAAAATACTCGTCATCTTCATCctttttattgtttgtgtcaTCACGGAACGAGGTCTTTATGTTTGGCGACTCTCCGTTTTGTTTGgaataatcaattttttaaacaaaagggaaaag ATTGTGCCAGCGTTTTGAGTCACTGCCAAGGAGCAAGAAAG ACGACAGGGTCTGTCTGGAAACTATCAACTCTGAGCTTTGTCAGAGTGGGAGTGGGACCAAATAGAACTGGCCAAGCTGGATTATGGGAAACATACCTTAAGATACAGAGAAGTTCCTCCCTATTTCGTGACGAGATCAG GGCAAGAGTTTCTGAAATCAAGCACGTCGTCCACCTGGAGAAAGTAGCCCCGCTGAAACACCAGAACAAGTTGTACACGAGGAAAGCGCCACGTCTGACTGCACAG ATGAAGGAAGCGAAATTGCTTCTAACCCTGATGTTGTTCTCCCCACAACAAGTCGAGAGCTTTCCTCACATCGAGCGGGAGAACCAAGTGCCACACCAAACGACATAA
- the LOC131795813 gene encoding uncharacterized protein: MRLKAGLFVQDLADRFGVSTSLVSRICITWINLLYLELKDLFPFPSQELERKNMPDEFAEFATTRIILDCTEILIPRPSAMLAQSETWSDYKHHNTWKQLVGITPNGQVTFLSDLWGGRVSDKQITRESGVLDLLNSGDNVMVDRGFDIKDIVPDGVTVNMPPFLAGRDQLTASETEETMTIASLRIHVERAIGRIKTYHILDGNLPNTLSPYATQIATVCGLLTNFLPPLLPPAKPKP; encoded by the coding sequence ATGCGACTGAAGGCTGGATTATTCGTGCAGGACCTTGCAGACAGGTTTGGTGTTAGTACAAGCCTTGTGTCCAGAATATGTATAACCTGGATCAATTTGTTGTACTTGGAACTCAAAGACCTTTTCCCTTTTCCATCACAAGAGTTGGAACGCAAAAACATGCCAGATGAGTTTGCCGAGTTTGCAACAACTAGAATAATATTGGACTGCACGGAGATATTAATTCCGCGTCCCTCTGCCATGCTTGCGCAGTCTGAAACTTGGTCAGACTACAAGCACCACAATACTTGGAAGCAACTTGTGGGAATCACTCCAAATGGGCAAGTCACCTTTCTTTCGGACCTCTGGGGTGGGCGGGTGTCGGACAAACAGATAACCAGAGAAAGTGGAGTGCTAGATTTATTGAATAGTGGTGACAATGTTATGGTTGACCGTGGCTTCGACATAAAGGACATTGTACCTGATGGTGTCACGGTTAATATGCCCCCTTTTTTAGCCGGACGAGATCAACTGACTGCATCAGAGACAGAGGAAACTATGACCATCGCCTCTTTGCGAATACACGTGGAGAGGGCAATTGGTAGGATCAAGACTTACCATATTTTGGATGGGAACTTACCCAACACTTTAAGCCCTTACGCAACACAAATAGCCACAGTATGTGGACTAttgacaaattttcttcctCCATTGCTGCCCCctgcaaaaccaaaaccctaa
- the LOC131774197 gene encoding fibroblast growth factor receptor 4-like, with translation MLSKVFYQMFLLTTLLVVDGGWSEWNSWSNCTKAVGGIQTRKRECTNPEPAYGGKHCDGTSALLRGCSNMSSCREGFPLRFETKRNPSVGTMEIFSNSSWQTLCTSQWDDADKNSVCMAMGYYNNGVYANGTWYAERGNASMSTHYNCTIPTTCQNNVVKKQQVCEVPVRLKGANVEYKGRVEVFYKGKWAKICRNEWDFNDVKVICRQLGFEEALAEFIVSEVKDEGIPFAMSDVSCTGEESELALCNRLDGKSNIPSQCQLDGKGSQALCQPKNKKVLKREKLYFEIGSTERLQCSIQNETNHARWTINELKLEITNSSSRRIRAEDNGDLVIDDVQLSDGGAYECLILEHVEYYIVYINARFTEKTLDQQTLTAYTSGIISCSADGTPSPQISWSKKGGKSIDTRRFTQVSNGMRISYVKPEDNGTFICAMKQTKGPKRVTSKNKNIQVTVIIRPEVVISEAPNPITEGDSVNLTCEVVAGRPVPQITWLKNTTVKGNSLSLLFTEITKEDEGWYTCEAKNEAGVSTKDVNISVKAKQVPRAMQSMWYYIGGSVAAAIVISLIAWYFCKRRKAMALPDQEQAIQMEPLNAEADKWEVAVNRVLLQDVIGRGAFGAVWRALLSSPNGQPGNRTVAAKCFTPTAGEEGRKCLMREIELGKLISENVSPNIVKFLGCVTTEIHPILIMEYLPCGDLLGYMRKCRGVRDRYYLGEGRAQDLNNYDLVLFAKQIAAGMVFLGTRGIIHRDLAARNVLLDNNYVCKVTDFGMAYQSFKYGHGNAKKGRLPIKWTAPEILLGELAGLSTLSDVWSYGIVLYEIVTLGGIPYDGWSEAMVIAEVTKGYQMPKPDHVDNKLYDIMKRCWNRNPNFRPPFENLRQRMDKYIREETYLELLNMGAYDKAKYSRVEDLGGEDAGPSEKVAKRASAKRLGKWASDRR, from the exons ATGTTGTCTAAGgttttttatcaaatgtttttgcttACAACATTGTTAGTGGTGGATGGTGGCTGGAGTGAGTGGAACTCCTGGAGTAACTGTACCAAGGCAGTTGGTGGTATACAAACAAGAAAGAGAGAATGCACCAATCCGGAACCAGCATATGGTGGGAAACACTGCGATGGGACCAGTGCACTCCTGAGAGGATGTAGCAACATGTCCAGTTGCCGTGAAG GATTTCCCCTGCGTTTTGAAACAAAGAGGAACCCATCTGTCGGTACAATGGAGATATTCTCAAATAGCAGCTGGCAAACGCTTTGTACCAGTCAATGGGATGACGCAGATAAAAATTCAGTCTGCATGGCCATGGGCTACTATAACAACGGTGTTTATGCTAATGGCACATGGTACGCAGAACGTGGCAATGCTTCAATGTCCACCCACTACAACTGTACAATTCCGACCACATGTCAAAACAACGTGGTAAAGAAACAACAAGTCTGCGAAG TTCCTGTTCGCTTGAAAGGCGCAAATGTGGAGTATAAAGGAAGAGTGGAAGTATTTTACAAGGGGAAATGGGCGAAGATATGCAGGAATGAGTGGGATTTCAATGATGTCAAAGTTATTTGTCGTCAACTTGGCTTTGAAGAGGCTTTGGCGGAATTTATTGTGTCAGAAGTAAAGGATGAGGGAATACCTTTTGCAATGTCTGATGTCTCTTGCACCGGAGAGGAGTCAGAACTTGCATTATGCAATCGCCTTGATGGAAAGTCAAATATTCCATCTCAATGTCAATTGGATGGCAAGGGTTCTCAAGCGTTGTGTCAACCAA AGAACAAGAAAGTGTTGAAAAGAGAGAAACTCTATTTTGAGATTGGTAGCACAGAAAGGCTTCAATGTTCTATACAAAATGAAACCAATCATGCTAGATGGACCATCAATGAGCTAAAGCTTGAAATAACAAACTCTTCTTCTCGAAGGATCAGGGCTGAAGACAATGGTGATCTGGTCATTGATGATGTGCAACTGTCTGATGGAGGAGCATATGAATGCCTGATATTGGAACATGTTGAATATTACATTGTCTATATTAATG CAAGATTTACTGAGAAGACGCTGGACCAGCAAACCTTAACTGCGTACACGTCTGGCATTATAAGCTGTAGTGCTGATGGAACACCAAGTCCACAGATTTCTTGGAGTAAGAAAGGAGGAAAGTCCATAGATACGAGACGATTCACTCAAGTATCCAACGGCATGCGTATTAGTTATGTAAAGCCTGAAGACAATGGAACATTCATCTGTGCCATGAAACAAACTAAAGGACCAAAGAGGGTcacaagcaaaaataaaaacatacaaGTGACAGTTATAA TTCGACCAGAAGTGGTTATTTCTGAAGCACCCAATCCCATCACAGAAGGAGACAGTGTGAACTTGACGTGTGAAGTTGTGGCGGGTCGCCCTGTACCTCAGATCACCTGGCTCAAGAATACTACAGTGAAAGGAAATAGTTTGTCTCTCCTCTTTACTGAGATAACAAAGGAGGACGAAGGGTGGTACACTTGTGAGGCAAAGAATGAAGCAGGCGTTTCCACCAAAGACGTTAACATTTCTGTAAAGG CTAAGCAAGTGCCACGAGCTATGCAAAGTATGTGGTATTACATTGGTGGATCAGTGGCGGCAGCGATTGTCATTTCGCTAATTGCCTGGTATTTCTGCAAGCGTCGGAAAG CTATGGCACT TCCTGACCAAGAGCAGGCAATTCAGATGGAGCCATTGAATGCAGAGGCAGATAAGTGGGAGGTTGCGGTCAACCGTGTCCTGCTACAAGACGTCATTGGACGAGGGGCGTTCGGAGCCGTGTGGAGAGCTCTCCTGAGTTCACCAAATGGACAACCTGGAAATCGGACGGTGGCCGCTAAGTGTTTCACGC CCACTGCTGGAGAGGAGGGAAGGAAATGTTTGATGAGAGAAATTGAGCTAGGGAAACTTATCAGTGAAAACGTTTCGCCAAACATTGTAAAGTTCTTGGGCTGCGTTACGACAGAAA TTCACCCCATACTCATCATGGAGTACTTGCCATGTGGTGATCTGCTTGGCTACATGAGAAAATGCCGAGGAGTGAGGGATCGGTACTATCTTGGTGAGGGAAGAGCTCAGGATCTGAACAACTACGATCTCGTGCTGTTTGCCAAACAAATCGCCGCCGGCATGGTGTTCCTTGGAACGCGAGGG ATCATCCATCGTGACCTGGCGGCTCGAAACGTTCTCCTCGATAACAACTATGTTTGCAAAGTGACGGACTTTGGTATGGCATATCAAAGCTTCAAGTATGGCCATGGAAATGCCAAAAAG GGACGTTTGCCAATTAAATGGACTGCACCAGAGATTCTGCTTGGAGAACTTGCTGGACTTTCCACCTTGAGTGATGT GTGGTCCTATGGAATCGTTCTGTATGAGATAGTTACCCTTG GAGGAATTCCGTACGACGGATGGTCAGAAGCCATGGTGATTGCAGAGGTCACAAAGGGATATCAGATGCCAAAGCCCGATCATGTTGATAACAAACT GTATGATATAATGAAAAGGTGTTGGAATCGAAACCCTAACTTCCGTCCTCCTTTTGAAAACCTGCGACAAAGAATGGACAAATACATTCGTGAAGAG ACATACTTGGAACTTCTTAACATGGGCGCTTATGACAAGGCAAAATACTCCAGGGTTGAAGATCTCGGAGGTGAAGATGCAGGACCAAGCGAGAAAGTTGCAAAGAGGGCCTCAGCTAAGAGATTGGGAAAATGGGCCAGTGATCGTCGTTAG
- the LOC131783194 gene encoding uncharacterized protein: MEQLWQFPYAWGAIDGCHLPLKCPAGGAESRKEYHNFKNFYSIVLMAIVDAKYRFIWASCGFPGNSHDSIIFQSTELWEDITEREIIPNLGRNVNGVNVSPVILGDSAFPCRTWLLKPFTNALLTPQQRYFNYRLSRGRMVTEGAYGQLKGRWRILLRKCESRPEGVRLASLACIVLHNVCLDRGDTISQKLDLTRDPSTGELRDRATIRRLLQMRNCPKIRDTCPQATRIRNALVEKFWREQEGHGYWIGIHEPVAS, encoded by the exons ATGGAGCAATTGTGGCAGTTTCCATATGCTTGGGGCGCAATCGATGGATGTCATTTGCCTTTAAAGTGCCCTGCTGGTGGTGCAGAATCGCGGAAAGAATACCAtaactttaaaaacttttattctATTGTACTTATGGCTATTGTTGATGCTAAATATAGATTCATTTGGGCTAGTTGTGGGTTCCCTGGGAACTCTCAtgattcaataatttttcagtcTACTGAACTTTGGGAAGATATTACAGAGAGAGAGATAATACCCAATCTAGGTAGAAATGTTAATGGAGTAAATGTCTCACCTGTTATCCTTGGAGACTCTGCTTTTCCATGTAGAACATGGTTACTGAAACCATTTACAAATGCTTTACTTACTCCCCAACAACGTTATTTCAACTATAGGCTAAGTAGAGGGCGAATGGTGACAGAAGGAGCATACGGGCAACTTAAAGGCAGGTGGAGAATTCTTCTGAGAAAATGTGAAAGCAGACCAGAGGGGGTCAGATTGGCTTCATTAGCCTGCATTGTTCTCCATAATGTTTGTCTTGACAGAGGTGACACTATTTCACAAAAGCTTGATCTGACAAGAGATCCTTCCACAGGAGAATTAAGGGATAGAGCAACAATACGAAGACTTCTACAAATGAGGAACTGCCCAAAGATAAGGGACACTTGCCCACAGGCAACCCGTATTCGAAATGCTCTTGTAGAAAAGTTTTGGAGAGAGCAAGAGGGACATGGG TATTGGATTGGAATTCATGAGCCTGTTGCAAGCTAG